From Streptosporangium album, the proteins below share one genomic window:
- a CDS encoding WhiB family transcriptional regulator, whose product MWITDWTSRAACKGADPDALFVQGAAQNRAKLICRGCPVRTECLADALDNRIEFGVWGGMTERERRALLRRRPDVDSWRDLLELAKEEYERTNELIAG is encoded by the coding sequence ATGTGGATCACGGATTGGACCTCCCGTGCGGCCTGTAAGGGTGCGGATCCTGATGCGTTGTTCGTTCAGGGTGCTGCCCAGAACCGAGCAAAGCTGATCTGCCGAGGATGCCCGGTCCGGACCGAGTGCCTCGCCGATGCGCTGGACAACCGCATCGAGTTCGGGGTGTGGGGCGGGATGACCGAGCGCGAACGCCGGGCGCTGCTGCGTCGGCGACCGGATGTCGACTCCTGGCGTGACCTGCTGGAGTTGGCCAAAGAAGAGTACGAGCGAACGAACGAGCTGATAGCGGGCTGA
- a CDS encoding ArsA family ATPase encodes MSERSERSGRQRTVPVLDLDAIIDDPGTRIIVCCGSGGVGKTTTAAALGLRAAERGRSAVVLTVDPARRLAQSMGLTELDNTPRPVAGVAGDGHLHAMMLDMKRTFDEIIEAHADPERARQILTNPFYQSLSSSFSGTQEYMAMEKLGQLRRSGDWDLIIVDTPPSRSALDFLDAPERLGRFLDGRLIRVLMAPAKAGGRSAFKLLNAGFGFVAGAMTKLLGAHVLKDLQTFVSALDAVFGGFRARAEQTYKLLQAPGTAFVVVAAPERDAMREASYFVERLAEERMPLAGLVVNRVHLSPAAALSAARSTAAAENLESKGEHELTAAVLRLHAGRMQLAAREHREQEHFASAHPTVPVARVPAMAEDVHDLDGLREVGRLLGAQ; translated from the coding sequence ATGAGCGAGCGCAGCGAACGGTCCGGCAGGCAGCGGACCGTCCCGGTTCTCGACCTCGACGCGATCATCGACGACCCGGGCACCCGGATCATCGTCTGCTGCGGCTCCGGCGGAGTCGGCAAGACCACCACCGCGGCCGCCCTGGGGCTGCGCGCGGCCGAGCGCGGCCGTTCGGCCGTGGTGCTGACCGTGGACCCGGCCCGGCGGCTGGCACAGTCCATGGGACTCACCGAGCTCGACAACACCCCGCGGCCCGTCGCGGGCGTGGCGGGCGACGGCCATCTGCACGCCATGATGCTCGACATGAAGCGGACCTTCGATGAGATCATCGAGGCGCACGCGGACCCCGAACGGGCCCGGCAGATTCTGACGAATCCTTTTTATCAATCTCTGTCGTCCAGTTTCTCCGGCACACAGGAATACATGGCGATGGAGAAACTCGGCCAGCTCCGCCGGTCGGGCGACTGGGACCTGATCATCGTGGACACCCCGCCCTCCCGCTCCGCGCTGGACTTCCTCGACGCGCCGGAACGGCTGGGCCGCTTCCTCGACGGGCGGCTGATCCGGGTGCTGATGGCCCCCGCCAAGGCCGGCGGGCGCAGCGCGTTCAAACTCCTCAACGCGGGGTTCGGCTTCGTCGCCGGTGCCATGACCAAGCTGCTGGGCGCGCATGTGCTCAAGGACCTGCAGACGTTCGTCTCCGCGCTGGACGCCGTCTTCGGCGGGTTCAGGGCACGCGCCGAGCAGACCTACAAGCTCCTGCAGGCCCCCGGGACCGCGTTCGTCGTCGTGGCCGCGCCCGAACGGGACGCGATGCGTGAGGCCTCCTACTTCGTGGAGCGGCTCGCCGAGGAGCGCATGCCCCTGGCCGGGCTCGTGGTCAACAGGGTGCACCTCTCACCGGCGGCCGCCCTGTCGGCGGCGCGGAGCACCGCGGCGGCCGAGAACCTGGAGTCGAAGGGCGAGCACGAGCTGACCGCCGCCGTCCTGCGGTTGCACGCCGGCCGGATGCAGCTGGCCGCCCGTGAACACCGCGAGCAGGAACACTTCGCCTCCGCCCATCCCACGGTGCCGGTGGCCCGGGTCCCCGCCATGGCGGAGGACGTGCACGACCTGGACGGGCTGCGCGAGGTGGGGCGGCTCCTGGGCGCCCAGTGA
- a CDS encoding ArsA-related P-loop ATPase: MRARDTDWDGVRLHVVTGKGGTGKTTIAAALALALAADGRKVLLVEVEGRQGIAQVFDLPPLPYEERKIAVAPDGGDVYALAVDAEEAMLDYLEMFYGMRQAGKALTKMGVIDFATTIAPGFRDVLVTGKTTEAVRRKAKDGRRVYDAVVLDAPPTGRIARFLNVTSEVADLARMGPIKNHADLVNGVVSSPETAVHFVTLLEEMPVQETLDGLDELRAAGLPPGGIFTNMVRESLIPASVLDEAGENRFDLTELALGLKASGLTDGSSDATAVAESLGEEIVDHARRTRLEHRERASLDRAGRPRYELPLLADGVDLAGLYELAQSIRTQGAA; this comes from the coding sequence GTGAGAGCTCGCGACACCGATTGGGACGGCGTACGCCTCCACGTCGTCACCGGCAAGGGCGGCACGGGGAAGACCACGATAGCCGCCGCACTCGCCCTCGCCCTCGCCGCGGACGGCCGCAAGGTCCTGCTGGTGGAGGTCGAGGGCCGGCAGGGAATAGCGCAGGTCTTCGACCTGCCGCCGCTGCCGTACGAGGAGAGGAAGATCGCCGTCGCGCCCGACGGCGGGGACGTCTACGCTCTGGCCGTCGACGCCGAAGAGGCCATGCTCGACTACCTGGAGATGTTCTACGGCATGCGCCAGGCGGGCAAGGCCCTGACGAAGATGGGGGTCATCGACTTCGCCACCACCATCGCTCCCGGCTTCCGCGACGTCCTGGTCACCGGCAAGACCACCGAGGCCGTCCGCCGCAAGGCCAAGGACGGCAGGCGGGTCTACGACGCCGTCGTGCTCGACGCGCCGCCGACCGGCCGGATCGCCCGCTTCCTCAACGTCACCAGCGAGGTGGCCGACCTGGCCAGGATGGGCCCCATCAAGAACCACGCCGACCTGGTGAACGGCGTCGTCTCCTCTCCGGAGACCGCGGTGCACTTCGTCACGCTCCTGGAGGAGATGCCGGTCCAGGAGACCCTGGACGGGCTCGACGAGCTCCGTGCGGCCGGGCTGCCGCCCGGCGGGATCTTCACGAACATGGTCAGGGAGTCGCTGATACCGGCATCCGTCCTGGACGAGGCGGGCGAGAACCGGTTCGACCTGACCGAGCTGGCACTCGGTCTCAAGGCGTCCGGGCTTACGGACGGCAGCTCCGACGCCACCGCCGTGGCCGAGTCCCTCGGCGAGGAGATCGTCGACCACGCCCGCCGTACGCGCCTGGAGCACCGCGAGAGGGCCTCGCTGGACAGAGCCGGACGCCCCCGCTACGAGCTGCCGCTGCTGGCCGACGGGGTGGACCTGGCCGGGCTGTACGAGCTGGCCCAATCGATCCGCACCCAGGGAGCAGCATGA
- a CDS encoding DUF4177 domain-containing protein has translation MTKWEYSTVPLLVHATKQILDNWGQDGWELVQVVPGPNPEQLVAYLKRPKQ, from the coding sequence ATGACGAAATGGGAGTACTCGACGGTGCCTCTGCTGGTCCACGCGACCAAGCAGATTCTCGATAACTGGGGCCAGGACGGCTGGGAGCTCGTCCAGGTCGTGCCGGGGCCCAACCCCGAGCAGCTGGTCGCCTACCTGAAGCGGCCGAAGCAGTGA
- a CDS encoding RidA family protein, whose protein sequence is MTPEEKLAELGLTLPEVVAPLASYVPAVRSGDHVYTSGQLPVVDGKLAATGKVGAEVSPEEARELARTCALNALAAVASVAGGLSNIVRIVKVVGFVASDPAFSGQPQVVNGASELLAEVLGEAGKHARSAVGVAVLPLNAPVEVELIAEVR, encoded by the coding sequence GTGACGCCGGAGGAGAAGCTGGCCGAGCTCGGGCTGACGCTGCCCGAGGTGGTGGCGCCGCTGGCGTCCTACGTGCCGGCGGTCCGCTCAGGCGACCACGTCTACACCTCGGGCCAGCTTCCGGTGGTGGACGGCAAGCTCGCGGCGACCGGCAAGGTCGGCGCCGAGGTGAGCCCCGAGGAGGCGCGCGAGCTCGCCAGGACCTGCGCGCTCAACGCCCTCGCGGCGGTGGCCTCGGTGGCCGGAGGCCTGTCGAACATCGTCCGGATCGTGAAGGTCGTCGGCTTCGTGGCCAGCGACCCCGCCTTCAGCGGCCAGCCCCAGGTCGTCAACGGCGCCAGCGAGCTGCTCGCAGAGGTCCTGGGAGAGGCGGGCAAGCACGCCCGCAGCGCGGTCGGCGTGGCCGTCCTGCCGCTGAACGCGCCGGTCGAGGTCGAGCTGATCGCCGAGGTCCGCTGA
- a CDS encoding NUDIX hydrolase, with the protein MGGIPLPGEFGERARDILAGRVEPVPARDAATVVLLREGVEVYLLRRKASMAFAAGAYVFPGGSVDPRDTDHAISWAGPSPAEWGAVFRADERTARGLVCAAVRETFEESGVLLAGTSPASVVADTTGDDWEADRLALIDRSLSFADFLARRGLVLRSDLLRPWTHWITPEVERRRFDTRFFVAALPPGQRTRDVGGEADQVAWVRPADAIDQAKNGQIFLMPPTYRTLGELRDYPSVADVLGAEREMVTFMPVIVEVDGEMHIVLDDDYRSGAA; encoded by the coding sequence ATGGGTGGGATTCCGCTTCCTGGTGAGTTCGGCGAGCGTGCGCGCGACATCCTGGCCGGGCGGGTGGAGCCCGTCCCGGCCAGGGACGCCGCCACCGTGGTCCTCCTGCGCGAGGGCGTCGAGGTCTACCTGCTGCGGCGGAAGGCGAGCATGGCCTTCGCGGCGGGGGCCTACGTCTTCCCCGGCGGTTCGGTGGACCCCCGCGACACCGACCACGCGATCTCCTGGGCCGGGCCCTCGCCCGCGGAGTGGGGAGCGGTCTTCCGCGCGGACGAGAGGACCGCGCGTGGCCTGGTCTGCGCCGCCGTGCGGGAGACATTCGAGGAGTCCGGGGTGCTGCTCGCCGGGACGTCCCCCGCCTCCGTCGTCGCCGACACCACCGGTGACGACTGGGAGGCCGACCGGCTCGCTCTGATCGACCGGAGCCTGTCGTTCGCCGACTTCCTGGCCAGGCGCGGCCTGGTTCTCCGTTCCGACCTGCTGCGTCCCTGGACCCACTGGATCACTCCCGAGGTCGAGCGCAGACGCTTCGACACCCGGTTCTTCGTCGCGGCGCTCCCGCCGGGCCAGCGCACCCGCGACGTCGGCGGCGAGGCGGACCAGGTCGCCTGGGTACGGCCCGCCGACGCGATCGACCAGGCCAAGAACGGCCAGATCTTCCTGATGCCCCCGACCTACCGCACGCTCGGCGAGCTGCGCGACTACCCGTCCGTGGCCGACGTGCTCGGCGCCGAGCGTGAGATGGTCACCTTCATGCCCGTGATCGTGGAGGTGGACGGGGAGATGCACATCGTGCTCGACGACGACTACCGGTCGGGGGCCGCATGA
- a CDS encoding MBL fold metallo-hydrolase: MSGLRIPLEGPDGSGTAHTLSVLAPNPSPMTLDGTNTWVIGRGEDVLVVDPGPDDGPHLRRVADLLRERRVTTILLTHGHHDHSGGARRFAELVRAPVRALDPEHRLGDEGLADGDVLTAGGLELHVVGTPGHSFDSLCFWLPEDRAMLTGDTVLGRGTTVIAPDGDLADYLRSLDLLRARAERVGAEALLPGHGPVLPDPIGALDGYIAHRRRRLDQIREARERGARTPGEIVEIVYADVDRSLWPAAEMSVRAQLSYLEGREGGAGGGR; the protein is encoded by the coding sequence ATGAGTGGTCTGCGGATTCCTCTTGAGGGGCCCGACGGGTCCGGGACGGCTCACACTCTCAGCGTTCTCGCGCCCAACCCCTCCCCGATGACCCTGGACGGCACCAACACGTGGGTGATCGGCAGGGGGGAGGACGTGCTGGTCGTCGATCCGGGGCCGGACGATGGGCCGCACCTGCGGCGGGTCGCCGATCTCCTCCGGGAACGGAGGGTGACGACGATCCTGCTCACCCACGGGCACCATGATCACAGCGGTGGTGCGAGGAGGTTCGCCGAGCTGGTCCGCGCGCCGGTCAGAGCCCTGGATCCGGAGCACAGGCTCGGTGATGAGGGACTCGCCGACGGCGACGTGCTCACCGCCGGTGGGCTGGAACTCCACGTGGTCGGCACCCCCGGCCACTCGTTCGACTCACTCTGTTTCTGGCTGCCCGAGGATCGGGCGATGCTGACCGGGGACACCGTGCTCGGCCGGGGCACCACCGTCATCGCTCCGGACGGCGACCTGGCCGACTACCTGCGCTCCCTGGACCTGCTGCGCGCGAGGGCCGAGCGGGTCGGCGCCGAGGCGCTGCTCCCGGGGCACGGCCCGGTGCTGCCCGACCCGATCGGCGCCCTGGACGGCTACATCGCCCACCGGAGGCGGCGACTGGACCAGATCCGGGAGGCGCGAGAGCGAGGTGCGAGAACACCGGGGGAGATCGTCGAGATCGTCTACGCCGACGTCGACAGGTCGCTCTGGCCCGCCGCCGAGATGTCGGTCCGCGCCCAGCTCTCCTATCTCGAGGGTCGTGAAGGCGGTGCGGGCGGCGGCCGTTAG
- a CDS encoding Crp/Fnr family transcriptional regulator, whose amino-acid sequence MNTDDVLGKAPLFSALDRESAAALRTSISEVELSKGQTLFSENETGDRLYVVLEGKIKLSRTAPDGRENLLSVLGPSEMFGELSLFDPRPRTASATALTDVRLAGLGHDDLRPWLTGRPEVALHLLRALAQRLRRTNDVLADLVFTDVPGRVAKALLDLADRFGQRIDDGVRVHHDLTQEELAQLVGASRETVNKALADFAQRGWLRIEAKAVVIMDLERLHNRSR is encoded by the coding sequence GTGAACACTGACGACGTGCTGGGCAAGGCCCCTCTGTTCTCGGCGCTCGACCGTGAGAGCGCCGCCGCGCTGCGCACCAGCATCTCCGAGGTCGAGCTGTCCAAGGGGCAGACCCTGTTCAGCGAGAACGAGACCGGGGACCGCCTGTACGTGGTGCTCGAGGGCAAGATCAAACTGTCCAGGACCGCGCCTGACGGCCGGGAGAATCTGCTCAGCGTGCTCGGCCCGAGCGAGATGTTCGGCGAGCTGTCGCTGTTCGACCCCCGTCCCCGTACGGCGTCCGCCACCGCGCTGACCGATGTCCGCCTGGCCGGACTCGGCCACGACGACCTCCGTCCCTGGCTGACGGGCCGCCCCGAGGTCGCCCTGCACCTGCTGCGCGCCCTGGCCCAGCGGCTGCGCCGTACCAACGACGTGCTGGCCGACCTGGTCTTCACCGACGTTCCCGGGCGCGTCGCCAAGGCCCTGCTCGACCTGGCCGACCGCTTCGGCCAGCGGATCGACGACGGAGTCCGGGTCCACCACGACCTCACCCAGGAAGAGCTGGCCCAGCTTGTCGGGGCCTCCCGTGAGACCGTGAACAAGGCCCTGGCCGACTTCGCCCAGCGCGGCTGGCTGCGCATCGAGGCCAAGGCCGTGGTCATCATGGATCTGGAGCGGCTGCACAACCGCTCGCGCTAA
- the nth gene encoding endonuclease III codes for MPRNVGRAGESPLALVRRARRMDRILAETYPDAHCELDFRTPLELLVATILSAQCTDKRVNIVTPTLFAKYRTVEDYAGADRAEMEELIRSTGFFRAKTTSIIGMAQAVCDRYGGEIPGRLKDLVTLPGVGRKTANVVLGNAFGVPGITVDTHFQRLVRRFGWTGETDPVRIEHVVAGLIPKRDWTMMSHRLIWHGRRICHARRPACGVCPLAALCPSYGLGPVDPVQAAKLVRPGPFS; via the coding sequence GTGCCTCGCAACGTCGGTCGTGCCGGTGAATCTCCGCTCGCCTTGGTCCGTCGCGCTCGCCGGATGGACCGCATTCTGGCGGAAACCTACCCGGACGCGCACTGCGAACTCGACTTTCGCACTCCCCTGGAACTGCTGGTCGCGACAATCCTATCTGCGCAGTGTACGGACAAAAGGGTCAACATCGTTACTCCAACGCTTTTTGCGAAATATCGGACAGTTGAGGATTACGCAGGTGCGGACCGGGCCGAGATGGAGGAGCTCATCCGGTCGACGGGCTTTTTCCGGGCCAAGACCACCAGCATCATCGGCATGGCCCAGGCCGTTTGCGACCGCTACGGCGGTGAGATCCCCGGCAGGCTCAAGGACCTGGTCACGCTGCCCGGCGTCGGCCGCAAGACCGCCAACGTGGTGCTCGGCAACGCCTTCGGCGTCCCCGGCATCACCGTGGACACGCATTTCCAGCGGCTCGTCCGGCGGTTCGGCTGGACCGGGGAGACCGATCCGGTGAGGATCGAGCATGTCGTCGCGGGGCTCATCCCGAAACGCGACTGGACGATGATGTCCCACCGCCTGATCTGGCACGGCCGCCGCATCTGCCACGCCCGCAGACCCGCCTGCGGCGTGTGCCCGCTCGCCGCGCTCTGCCCCTCCTACGGTCTCGGCCCCGTCGACCCCGTCCAGGCCGCCAAACTGGTACGTCCCGGCCCCTTCTCGTAA
- a CDS encoding NUDIX hydrolase: MEVPGWLETLAERVARAPVPPALRPPRSGGRPAAVLMLFGEGPLGPDVLLIQRSSRGRRHAGQPAFPGGGVDPEDDGPIAAALREAREETGLDPAGVRVVGTMPELYVGRSDNRVTPVLGWWHTPCVVHAASPDEVESVERVPISELVDPANRLGLRHPSGYSGPAFRVRGLLVWGFTAGVLDGVLAGSGFELPWDRSRIEDLPPDVLNLASR; this comes from the coding sequence GTGGAAGTCCCCGGATGGTTGGAGACGCTGGCCGAGCGGGTCGCGAGGGCGCCGGTGCCTCCGGCCCTGCGTCCGCCGCGTTCGGGCGGACGCCCGGCCGCCGTGCTCATGCTTTTCGGCGAGGGGCCGCTCGGCCCCGACGTGCTGCTGATCCAGCGCAGCTCGCGCGGGCGCCGGCATGCGGGGCAGCCCGCCTTCCCCGGCGGCGGGGTCGATCCCGAGGACGACGGTCCGATCGCCGCCGCGCTGCGCGAGGCCCGGGAGGAGACCGGCCTCGATCCGGCCGGTGTACGGGTGGTCGGCACGATGCCCGAACTGTACGTCGGGCGCAGCGACAACCGGGTCACTCCGGTGCTGGGCTGGTGGCACACGCCCTGCGTGGTGCACGCGGCCTCGCCCGACGAGGTCGAGTCGGTGGAACGCGTCCCGATCTCCGAACTCGTCGACCCGGCCAACCGGCTCGGGCTGCGCCACCCGAGCGGTTACTCGGGCCCGGCCTTCCGGGTGCGCGGGCTGTTGGTGTGGGGCTTCACCGCGGGAGTGCTCGACGGGGTGCTCGCCGGCTCGGGCTTCGAGCTCCCCTGGGACCGGTCACGGATCGAGGATCTGCCGCCTGACGTCCTCAACCTCGCGTCCCGTTGA
- a CDS encoding HEAT repeat domain-containing protein, which produces MATIGGPAAVESLIETALRDQDHDGTTRWHAITMLHARGDLQTFIAARRPCAGDTASERMLGVDILGRLGFVERSLPVLRFLAAGEDDCMVLYSVLIAFGHLRDRRALPSVIALGEHPDRRVRYGAAYALPNIMGSPPDPMGLAALRRLVKDPDDDVADWACLGLALSTGREVEDVRRQILDP; this is translated from the coding sequence ATGGCAACGATCGGGGGGCCGGCGGCCGTGGAGTCTCTCATCGAGACCGCGCTGCGGGACCAGGACCACGACGGCACGACCCGCTGGCACGCGATCACCATGCTGCACGCGCGAGGCGATCTGCAGACCTTCATCGCGGCCCGGCGGCCGTGCGCGGGCGACACCGCCTCCGAGCGGATGCTGGGAGTGGACATCCTGGGCAGGCTCGGGTTCGTCGAACGCAGCCTGCCGGTGCTGCGTTTCCTGGCGGCCGGCGAGGACGACTGCATGGTCCTCTACTCGGTGCTGATCGCCTTCGGCCATCTCAGGGACCGTCGCGCGCTGCCCTCGGTGATCGCCCTGGGTGAGCACCCCGATCGCCGGGTCCGGTACGGCGCGGCCTACGCACTGCCGAACATCATGGGCAGTCCGCCCGACCCGATGGGTCTGGCCGCTCTGCGGCGGCTGGTCAAGGATCCCGACGACGACGTGGCCGACTGGGCCTGTCTCGGCCTGGCGCTGTCAACGGGACGCGAGGTTGAGGACGTCAGGCGGCAGATCCTCGATCCGTGA
- a CDS encoding MarP family serine protease: MTTITAWTYRKGCTRGPDAGYRKGVSGDLLDLILIALMVAFAVSGYRQGFIIGALSFVGFVGGGLLGMFIAPPIAAALVDGDTERALLAIVIVFLTATIGQFASSTIGAVVRSHVTWEPAKVVDAVGGTFASAFSVLIIAWLIGSLLTSSQFTLLSEQVSKSLLIGTVDQTMPKAAKDLQKPFKDFIDTSGFPRVFDAIGGGQFVEVAPPDQSVPKGAQLTRARRGIVKVQGVATSCRRHIEGTGFVYSQNKIMTNAHVVAGVDQDLQVTDYLNNTHAAKVVLYNPDRDIAILHVPGLNLPVLRFDGSAKRGDNAIVAGFPHDKGFTMAPARIRLQQRAKGPDIYDRKTVVRGIYSIRGDVRQGNSGGPLLTTDGRVYGVVFAAATDRVETGFVLTAAEVAPDAEDGSKLFNQVGTQDCDRN; encoded by the coding sequence ATGACCACGATAACCGCGTGGACCTACCGCAAGGGGTGCACGCGCGGGCCGGACGCTGGATACCGTAAAGGGGTGAGCGGTGATCTCCTTGATCTCATCCTGATCGCCCTGATGGTGGCCTTCGCTGTGTCGGGATACCGCCAGGGGTTCATCATCGGTGCCCTGAGCTTTGTCGGATTCGTCGGTGGCGGGCTGCTGGGCATGTTCATCGCCCCGCCGATCGCCGCCGCATTGGTCGACGGTGATACCGAGCGGGCGCTGCTCGCCATCGTCATCGTCTTCCTCACCGCCACGATCGGGCAGTTCGCCTCCTCGACCATCGGCGCGGTGGTCCGCAGCCATGTCACCTGGGAGCCCGCGAAGGTGGTCGACGCGGTCGGCGGCACCTTCGCGAGCGCGTTCTCCGTGCTGATCATCGCCTGGCTGATCGGGTCGCTGCTGACCTCCTCACAGTTCACCCTGCTCAGCGAGCAGGTCAGCAAGTCCCTGCTGATCGGCACCGTCGACCAGACGATGCCGAAGGCGGCCAAGGACCTGCAGAAGCCGTTCAAGGACTTCATCGACACCTCCGGCTTCCCCAGGGTGTTCGACGCCATCGGGGGCGGCCAGTTCGTCGAGGTCGCGCCGCCCGACCAGAGCGTGCCGAAGGGCGCCCAGCTCACACGGGCCCGCCGGGGCATCGTCAAGGTCCAGGGCGTGGCCACGAGCTGCCGCAGGCACATCGAGGGCACCGGGTTCGTCTACTCGCAGAACAAGATCATGACGAACGCCCACGTGGTCGCGGGGGTCGATCAGGACCTCCAGGTCACCGACTACCTGAACAACACCCACGCGGCCAAGGTCGTGCTCTACAACCCCGACAGGGACATCGCGATCCTCCATGTCCCCGGCCTGAACCTGCCGGTCCTGCGCTTCGACGGCAGCGCCAAGAGGGGCGACAACGCCATCGTCGCGGGCTTCCCGCACGACAAGGGGTTCACCATGGCACCGGCCCGCATCCGGTTGCAGCAGCGGGCGAAGGGGCCCGACATCTATGACCGCAAGACCGTGGTCCGCGGCATCTACTCGATCCGCGGCGATGTCAGGCAGGGCAACTCCGGCGGGCCGTTGCTCACCACCGACGGCCGGGTCTACGGCGTCGTCTTCGCGGCGGCCACCGACAGGGTGGAGACCGGTTTCGTGCTGACCGCGGCCGAGGTGGCGCCGGACGCCGAAGACGGCTCCAAGCTGTTCAACCAGGTGGGAACCCAGGACTGCGACCGAAACTAG
- a CDS encoding DUF309 domain-containing protein produces the protein MTARDRDPDGRPRNQRPRDAFGRPLPHGAQGVERVPDDYAPSADEALSEARRLLGVSRPFHAHEVLEGRWKTAPEEERELWQGLAQICVGLTHLQRGNRRGAAALFARGADRIIRYGMPYEEIAVAVRGMAEVDGPDAGTAIAVIRDLL, from the coding sequence ATGACCGCCCGCGACCGTGACCCCGACGGAAGACCCCGCAACCAGCGTCCCCGGGACGCGTTCGGACGGCCCCTGCCGCATGGGGCGCAAGGCGTGGAGCGCGTCCCGGACGACTACGCCCCGAGTGCGGACGAGGCGCTCTCGGAGGCACGCCGGCTGCTCGGTGTGAGCCGGCCGTTCCACGCCCACGAGGTGCTCGAAGGCCGGTGGAAGACCGCCCCGGAGGAGGAGCGGGAGCTCTGGCAGGGACTGGCGCAGATCTGCGTGGGCCTCACCCATCTCCAGCGGGGCAACCGGCGCGGGGCGGCCGCGCTGTTCGCGCGGGGCGCCGACAGGATCATCCGGTACGGCATGCCGTACGAGGAGATCGCCGTGGCGGTGCGAGGGATGGCCGAGGTGGACGGTCCGGACGCCGGAACGGCCATCGCCGTGATCAGGGATCTGCTCTAG
- a CDS encoding alpha/beta fold hydrolase gives MSRPDESLVRIEGPWTHRSVHAGGTRFHIVEAGKGPLVLLLHGFPQFWWSWRNQLVSLPAAGYRAVAVDLRGYGASDKPPRGYDLPTLAGDAAGLVRALGETGAIVVGHDWGGLLAWTMSVLDPKTVLRLVPVSAPHPRRLRSALLGDRSGQLRASLYALGFQLPFLPERRLTANEGALVGRLLDEWSGPNWPEEEVAKTYRDVFRIPTVSHCALEYHRWFARSQLRPDGLRYARTMRKEIGTPTLQMHGALDRHALPRTAQGSSRYVAAPYRWRLIEGAGHFPHEERPEEFDAELIGWLSDPEPDR, from the coding sequence GTGAGCCGTCCCGACGAGTCCCTGGTCAGGATCGAAGGTCCGTGGACCCACCGCTCCGTGCATGCCGGCGGCACCCGCTTCCACATCGTTGAGGCCGGTAAGGGCCCTCTCGTGCTGCTCCTGCACGGGTTCCCGCAGTTCTGGTGGAGCTGGCGCAACCAGCTCGTCTCGCTGCCCGCGGCCGGCTACCGCGCCGTCGCCGTCGACCTGAGGGGTTACGGGGCCAGTGACAAGCCACCACGCGGCTATGACCTGCCCACCCTGGCCGGCGACGCGGCCGGGCTGGTCCGGGCGCTGGGCGAGACCGGGGCGATCGTCGTCGGCCACGACTGGGGCGGTCTGCTGGCCTGGACCATGTCCGTGCTGGACCCCAAGACGGTCCTGCGGCTGGTCCCGGTCTCTGCCCCGCACCCGCGCCGGCTCCGCTCCGCGCTGCTCGGCGATCGGTCCGGCCAGCTCAGAGCCTCTCTCTACGCACTGGGCTTCCAGCTTCCCTTCCTGCCCGAGCGCCGCCTGACCGCCAACGAGGGCGCGCTGGTGGGACGGCTGCTGGACGAGTGGTCCGGGCCGAACTGGCCGGAGGAGGAGGTGGCGAAGACCTACCGCGACGTCTTCCGCATCCCCACCGTGTCGCACTGCGCGCTGGAGTATCACCGCTGGTTCGCCCGCTCCCAGCTCCGTCCCGACGGACTGCGTTATGCCAGGACCATGCGGAAGGAGATCGGCACGCCCACGCTGCAGATGCACGGCGCGCTCGACAGGCACGCCCTGCCCCGCACCGCCCAGGGCTCCAGCCGCTACGTGGCGGCCCCCTACCGGTGGCGGCTGATCGAGGGCGCCGGGCACTTCCCGCACGAGGAGCGGCCGGAGGAGTTCGACGCCGAGCTCATCGGCTGGCTGTCCGACCCGGAGCCCGACCGATGA